Proteins found in one Streptococcus iniae genomic segment:
- a CDS encoding helix-turn-helix domain-containing protein, with product MDDVITISRSELKALIAEEVAIQRRQVDWVSIKELQTITGWGRTTLENWRDQGKFRYHQKVKGGKYTYDLQDVQRFLRSMNK from the coding sequence ATGGATGATGTTATCACAATTAGCAGGTCAGAATTAAAGGCTCTGATTGCAGAAGAAGTAGCAATACAACGTAGACAAGTTGATTGGGTCAGCATTAAAGAACTCCAAACAATAACTGGATGGGGTAGAACTACTTTAGAAAATTGGCGTGACCAAGGTAAATTTAGATACCACCAAAAAGTAAAAGGTGGCAAGTACACTTACGATCTGCAAGACGTCCAACGATTTTTAAGGAGTATGAACAAATGA
- a CDS encoding XRE family transcriptional regulator, with amino-acid sequence MKQIRLKRLREELNLSKDELIELFKSHNLEMSITHLNIYEEHGIGKEVNWVFWENVAEVFDVDVAYLLNVSIFRRQADVQQQLLDYEDFQHEVDEVVEAFKGVRK; translated from the coding sequence ATGAAACAAATTAGATTAAAACGATTACGAGAAGAATTAAATCTATCTAAAGATGAGCTGATTGAATTATTTAAATCACATAACCTTGAAATGAGTATCACACATTTAAATATTTACGAGGAACACGGAATTGGTAAAGAAGTCAACTGGGTATTTTGGGAAAACGTAGCAGAAGTATTTGATGTAGATGTAGCTTACCTATTGAATGTATCAATTTTCAGACGTCAAGCAGATGTGCAACAACAGTTGTTAGATTATGAAGACTTTCAGCACGAGGTTGATGAAGTTGTAGAAGCGTTTAAAGGAGTGAGGAAATAA
- a CDS encoding DnaD domain protein, producing the protein MHIDEVKNNRFYQFPQWLLKEPYNVLSDKAKLIYMLLFDRRTLSEQNKWYDTDGKIYMYFTNEQLGGVLKCSNKTIVKAKKELQEANLLKEVRQGVNKPNRLYINGSVESTRQEVSFLPLGSVESTRQEVSEVHTINTNNINTNISIEEEEGGNKFLQDLENLWGRTFNGMEVMKITDYLTNEGVSNQLMKKAIETSLLNGARNFNYVSKVLDNWIDEGIKTPEQVDVKQEEYKKSNQKQKGQRFSDVQKEELKQPDEFYGF; encoded by the coding sequence ATGCACATAGATGAAGTTAAAAACAATAGATTTTATCAGTTCCCACAATGGTTACTGAAAGAACCTTATAACGTATTGAGTGATAAAGCAAAATTAATCTATATGTTGTTGTTTGACCGTAGAACATTATCGGAACAAAACAAATGGTATGACACAGACGGAAAAATTTATATGTATTTTACTAATGAGCAACTCGGAGGTGTGCTTAAATGTTCTAACAAAACTATTGTTAAAGCAAAAAAAGAATTACAAGAAGCAAACCTTTTGAAAGAAGTTAGACAAGGTGTTAATAAGCCAAATCGCTTGTATATCAATGGAAGTGTAGAAAGTACACGTCAAGAAGTGTCATTTCTTCCGCTTGGAAGTGTAGAAAGTACACGTCAAGAAGTGTCAGAAGTACACACAATCAATACTAATAATATCAATACTAATATATCAATAGAAGAAGAAGAAGGAGGAAACAAATTCTTACAAGATTTAGAAAACCTTTGGGGGCGTACCTTTAATGGTATGGAGGTTATGAAAATAACCGACTATCTAACTAATGAGGGTGTCTCTAACCAATTAATGAAAAAGGCAATTGAGACATCACTGTTAAATGGTGCTAGAAATTTCAATTATGTAAGCAAGGTATTAGATAACTGGATTGATGAAGGAATTAAAACACCTGAACAAGTTGATGTTAAGCAAGAAGAATATAAAAAATCAAATCAAAAACAAAAAGGGCAAAGATTTTCAGACGTACAAAAAGAAGAACTTAAACAGCCAGATGAGTTTTATGGTTTCTAG
- a CDS encoding ATP-binding protein, translating into MLLEQMGLTAGVDYKGMIASGFLVDSGETCEKHSAPIFIRTRPEHCKGKFCWACQTESRDAKKQKVDLDAENKAMLARGYEVFKRESILSEEQARADFKNFAVSNKTDQEVLNYGKRVVRDYLKGMNGNSVLKGPTGAGKSHISMSIAKQLNESFKAYKQEKSVIFVSVSRLVQLVQDSFNVKGSRYTAERMTKLLTECDFLVLDDLGKESTTGNNIKPASDWTYRFLFNILDARENTIINTNFTVKELKSIYDDAFVSRVLKGAKNNIFSYPDSAESKRF; encoded by the coding sequence ATGTTATTAGAACAAATGGGGTTGACAGCTGGTGTTGATTATAAAGGCATGATTGCTAGTGGCTTTTTAGTGGATAGCGGGGAAACATGTGAAAAGCATAGCGCACCTATTTTTATTAGAACTAGGCCTGAACATTGCAAAGGAAAATTTTGCTGGGCATGTCAGACAGAAAGCAGAGATGCTAAAAAACAAAAGGTTGACTTAGATGCAGAAAACAAAGCGATGCTTGCTAGAGGGTATGAGGTATTTAAAAGAGAGAGCATATTATCTGAGGAACAAGCTAGAGCAGATTTTAAAAATTTTGCGGTATCAAACAAAACTGACCAAGAAGTGTTGAATTATGGAAAACGTGTTGTTAGAGATTACTTGAAAGGTATGAACGGAAATTCTGTTTTAAAAGGACCTACAGGAGCAGGGAAAAGCCATATATCAATGTCAATTGCTAAACAGTTAAATGAGTCATTTAAAGCGTACAAACAGGAAAAATCAGTAATATTTGTTTCTGTTTCTAGGCTTGTTCAATTGGTACAAGATAGTTTTAATGTAAAAGGTTCAAGGTACACTGCAGAGCGAATGACGAAGTTATTGACTGAATGTGATTTCTTAGTTCTAGACGATTTAGGGAAAGAATCAACAACTGGGAACAATATAAAGCCTGCTAGTGATTGGACTTACCGTTTCTTATTTAACATCTTAGATGCTAGAGAAAACACAATTATTAATACAAATTTTACTGTTAAAGAATTAAAAAGCATATACGATGATGCCTTTGTTAGTAGGGTTTTAAAAGGTGCAAAAAACAACATTTTTAGTTATCCAGATAGCGCAGAAAGTAAGAGGTTTTAA
- a CDS encoding siphovirus Gp157 family protein has protein sequence MAYLYELEGIYAQLESMDLDNESFQDTLESIDFQKDLEKNLEYFAKMKANADAKVVVLKSEKERFDEKAKAEQAKSDKYKEIINNAMKMSNKKKIETDLFTISKRSSKAVNIIDETKIPLEFMSETITYKPMKKELKQAIESGQIIEGAEIGYNESVVIK, from the coding sequence ATGGCTTACTTATATGAATTAGAAGGAATTTATGCACAACTAGAATCAATGGATTTAGATAACGAATCGTTCCAAGATACGCTTGAAAGCATTGATTTTCAAAAAGACTTGGAGAAAAACTTAGAATATTTTGCAAAAATGAAAGCAAATGCGGATGCAAAAGTTGTTGTATTAAAATCAGAAAAAGAACGTTTTGACGAAAAAGCAAAAGCTGAACAAGCAAAATCTGACAAGTATAAAGAGATTATTAACAATGCTATGAAAATGAGTAATAAGAAAAAAATCGAAACAGACTTATTTACTATTAGCAAGCGAAGTTCAAAAGCAGTCAATATCATTGATGAAACAAAAATACCTCTTGAATTTATGAGCGAAACAATCACATATAAACCAATGAAAAAAGAACTTAAACAAGCAATTGAATCAGGACAAATCATCGAAGGGGCAGAAATTGGATACAACGAAAGCGTGGTAATTAAATGA
- a CDS encoding ERF family protein has translation MTMKFTEIQKKMQIPKTKKGDVKYAFRNAEQIETHFKKETDGWILTFKDEIKELAGRLFYISKSIVEEEDTKVTYESFGIAELGEVPIIVTKAGKTIQQMQVPQWTGAVGSYARKYALQGLFAMGEEDVDSFQKIGVEEFDKITALLEIKCDTEDKMQSAIAYICKQAGVTKLEDLLMNQLDSVLEIIGKLGNKG, from the coding sequence ATGACGATGAAATTTACTGAGATTCAGAAAAAAATGCAGATTCCAAAAACAAAAAAAGGTGATGTTAAATATGCTTTTAGGAATGCTGAACAGATTGAAACACATTTTAAAAAAGAGACAGATGGTTGGATTCTTACTTTTAAAGATGAAATTAAAGAACTTGCAGGACGGTTATTCTACATTTCAAAATCAATTGTTGAAGAAGAAGATACAAAAGTAACTTATGAAAGCTTTGGTATTGCTGAACTTGGAGAAGTGCCAATAATTGTAACTAAAGCTGGTAAAACAATTCAGCAGATGCAAGTTCCGCAATGGACTGGTGCAGTCGGATCTTATGCTAGAAAGTACGCATTGCAAGGTTTGTTTGCTATGGGAGAAGAAGATGTGGATTCGTTTCAAAAAATTGGCGTGGAAGAGTTTGACAAAATCACTGCTCTACTTGAGATTAAGTGCGATACAGAAGATAAAATGCAAAGCGCGATTGCTTACATTTGTAAACAAGCAGGCGTTACAAAACTAGAAGATTTATTGATGAATCAACTAGATAGCGTTTTGGAAATCATCGGAAAACTAGGAAATAAAGGATAA
- a CDS encoding RusA family crossover junction endodeoxyribonuclease: MSKTIIPIEPKPQSRPRFSKWGTYEDPKMMKWRKEVTNYIIQNYDGDYFDGAISVDVTFYMKAPQSLSKEPTQRAKATTKEKFSKFINELIWHDKKPDIDNLIKAVFDSISKAEIVWKDDNLVCDLHARKLYSPNPRIEMEIKQIEF; the protein is encoded by the coding sequence ATGAGCAAAACAATCATTCCAATTGAGCCAAAACCTCAATCAAGACCACGATTCAGCAAATGGGGAACATACGAAGACCCAAAGATGATGAAATGGCGAAAAGAAGTCACAAATTACATAATTCAAAATTATGATGGAGACTACTTTGACGGTGCAATTAGTGTAGATGTGACTTTCTACATGAAAGCACCTCAGAGCCTCTCTAAAGAGCCTACACAGCGTGCAAAAGCAACGACAAAGGAAAAGTTCAGCAAATTCATAAACGAGCTTATATGGCACGACAAGAAGCCTGATATTGATAACCTAATAAAAGCAGTTTTTGACAGCATCAGTAAGGCAGAAATCGTATGGAAAGATGACAACTTAGTTTGTGATTTACACGCAAGAAAATTATATAGTCCGAATCCAAGAATAGAAATGGAGATTAAACAGATTGAATTTTAA
- a CDS encoding DUF3310 domain-containing protein, which produces MDKKVNKFDSPMDAYAYAFKDNVKNVSHYQGKNGLEVFEVQENFIGDLAGMQAFHWCNVVKYILRFQKKNGIEDLKKARRYLDLMIAEVENG; this is translated from the coding sequence ATGGATAAGAAAGTAAATAAATTTGATAGTCCAATGGATGCTTACGCTTACGCTTTTAAAGATAACGTAAAAAACGTATCACACTATCAAGGTAAAAATGGACTAGAAGTGTTTGAAGTACAAGAAAATTTCATTGGAGATTTAGCAGGTATGCAAGCATTCCATTGGTGCAATGTTGTTAAATACATTTTGAGATTTCAAAAAAAGAACGGTATTGAGGATCTAAAGAAAGCTAGACGATACCTAGATTTGATGATTGCTGAGGTAGAGAATGGCTAA
- a CDS encoding YopX family protein, translated as MIKFRGFNKKTKKMYSVEGFKTSERKIYRCSLADDEFRSGRLETFHFVEDNLDNYILMQSTGLFDNNDVEIFEKDIVVNQYGNVGYVAYLKQEAGFVVVLKKSDYRLGHRNTGESYDVTNNHDIIGNIYENPDLLEV; from the coding sequence ATGATTAAATTTAGAGGGTTTAACAAAAAAACTAAAAAAATGTATAGCGTCGAGGGGTTTAAAACAAGTGAACGCAAAATATACAGATGCAGCTTAGCAGATGATGAGTTTCGCTCTGGTCGCTTAGAGACGTTTCATTTTGTAGAGGATAATCTTGACAACTATATTCTCATGCAATCAACAGGTCTGTTTGATAATAATGACGTGGAAATTTTTGAAAAAGATATTGTAGTGAATCAATATGGTAATGTTGGATATGTTGCTTATCTAAAGCAAGAGGCTGGATTTGTAGTTGTACTAAAAAAAAGTGATTATAGATTAGGTCATAGAAACACAGGTGAGAGTTACGATGTAACAAATAATCACGACATCATTGGAAACATATATGAAAATCCTGACTTACTGGAGGTATAA
- a CDS encoding transcriptional regulator: MGKLTMSQLKALDELLFEYPSIDHKIAVRKLEVTDIPNEDVNIGGGKANRVSKPTENIIERWDSDRRLNSLYAQKEAIESTLDTLDGDLTEIFWLRWSRGSVNSWEEIAHKTCYDRATIYRKRARILEIFADYYGII, encoded by the coding sequence GTGGGTAAACTTACAATGTCGCAGTTAAAAGCATTAGATGAATTATTATTTGAATATCCAAGCATAGACCACAAAATAGCAGTCAGAAAGCTTGAAGTAACAGATATTCCAAATGAAGATGTAAACATAGGAGGAGGAAAAGCAAACAGGGTATCTAAGCCCACAGAAAACATCATAGAGCGTTGGGATAGTGACAGACGACTAAATAGCTTATATGCCCAGAAAGAAGCGATAGAGAGCACACTAGACACCTTAGACGGCGATTTAACAGAAATATTCTGGTTAAGATGGTCAAGAGGCAGTGTTAACTCATGGGAAGAAATAGCACACAAAACATGTTACGACAGAGCTACAATATATCGTAAGCGTGCAAGGATATTGGAAATTTTTGCAGATTATTACGGGATTATATAG
- a CDS encoding phBC6A51 family helix-turn-helix protein, producing MASEKMQKAIYLAVSTNKTQKEIAEEIGVDVTTVSKWKKHPDYNDAKLKIEREVLGDLTGLAIKTYRDLLLNGRSEQVKYLVAQDLLDRTGHKVTDKQEISIDEPIVLTNSWLDDAKKDN from the coding sequence TTGGCGAGTGAAAAAATGCAAAAAGCCATATATTTAGCGGTTTCAACAAATAAAACTCAAAAAGAAATTGCTGAAGAAATTGGCGTGGATGTGACAACTGTTTCCAAATGGAAAAAACATCCTGATTATAACGATGCTAAATTAAAAATTGAGCGTGAAGTTTTAGGTGATTTAACTGGGTTAGCTATTAAGACGTATCGTGATTTATTATTAAATGGTCGCAGTGAACAAGTTAAGTATTTAGTGGCACAAGATTTATTAGATAGGACTGGTCACAAAGTAACCGACAAGCAAGAAATATCCATTGATGAGCCTATTGTATTAACAAATAGTTGGTTAGATGATGCAAAAAAAGATAATTGA
- a CDS encoding PBSX family phage terminase large subunit: MQKKIIDIADIIPIAFKPVVQATWNKDILHVACKGGRGSGKSSNIAHIITRLIVQYPVNAVCIRKTDNTLEQSVYEQLKWAISEQGLTRYFKFNKSPLRITYIPRGNYIVFRGAQNPERIKSLKDSRFPFAIGWIEELAEFKTEDEVKTITNSLLRGELGDGLFYKFFYTYNPPKRKQSWVNKKYETQFQVSNTFVHASTYLDNPFIAKEFIEEAEATRQRSERRYEWEYLGKAIGSGVVPFDNLRFEEITDEQLQSFDNIRMAVDFGYATDPLAFVRWHYDKKRNGIYAMDEYYGQKISNRQLAKWLKSKGYSNDEIYADSAEPKSIAELRNEFGIKRIKGVKKGPDSVEFGERWLDDLDFICIDPKRTPKIAFEFENIDYQVDRDGNPKPRLEDKDNHAIDATRYAFNDDMRNHKTIVKTFKGGI, translated from the coding sequence ATGCAAAAAAAGATAATTGATATAGCAGACATCATTCCAATCGCTTTTAAACCAGTAGTGCAGGCAACATGGAACAAAGATATCTTACACGTAGCTTGTAAAGGTGGGCGTGGGTCTGGTAAGTCATCTAACATTGCACATATCATCACACGCTTAATTGTACAGTATCCTGTCAATGCGGTTTGTATCCGTAAGACTGATAACACACTTGAACAGTCGGTTTATGAACAATTAAAATGGGCTATTTCAGAGCAAGGATTGACGCGGTACTTTAAGTTTAATAAATCACCACTACGGATAACATACATCCCCAGAGGCAACTATATTGTGTTTAGAGGGGCGCAGAACCCTGAGCGTATCAAGTCGTTAAAAGATAGCAGGTTTCCGTTTGCTATTGGTTGGATTGAAGAACTTGCAGAGTTTAAAACTGAAGATGAAGTAAAGACTATTACTAACTCACTACTACGTGGAGAGCTTGGCGATGGCCTTTTTTATAAGTTTTTTTATACATACAATCCGCCTAAACGTAAACAATCTTGGGTTAACAAAAAATATGAGACACAATTTCAGGTGTCTAACACGTTCGTACACGCTTCTACTTACTTAGATAATCCATTTATAGCTAAAGAGTTTATAGAGGAAGCAGAAGCCACTAGACAACGTTCTGAGCGTCGTTATGAATGGGAGTATCTCGGTAAGGCTATTGGTAGTGGTGTTGTTCCTTTTGATAACTTACGCTTTGAAGAGATTACGGACGAGCAGTTACAATCATTTGATAACATACGCATGGCAGTTGACTTTGGTTATGCTACTGACCCTCTAGCTTTTGTTAGATGGCATTACGACAAGAAGCGTAACGGTATTTATGCAATGGATGAATACTACGGTCAGAAGATATCAAATAGGCAGTTAGCAAAATGGTTAAAATCAAAAGGCTATTCAAATGATGAAATATACGCAGATAGCGCTGAACCTAAGTCGATAGCAGAGTTAAGAAATGAGTTTGGTATCAAACGTATCAAAGGCGTTAAAAAAGGTCCTGATTCAGTTGAATTTGGGGAGCGCTGGCTTGATGACTTGGATTTTATATGTATAGATCCAAAACGAACACCTAAGATCGCATTTGAGTTTGAAAACATTGATTATCAAGTGGATAGAGATGGCAATCCTAAACCACGCCTAGAGGATAAAGATAATCATGCTATCGATGCCACACGGTACGCATTTAATGACGATATGAGAAATCATAAAACAATAGTTAAAACATTTAAAGGAGGTATCTAG
- a CDS encoding phage portal protein: MSNIFTQQRDTEMTSELLTQAIAEHSKLVPHYLKRKKMYEGLHDILEQEAKEKYKPDNRLVVNFAKYIVDTFNGYFIGNPIKVSHDNEKVNKYLDFLDGYNDQDDNNAELSKICSIYGHGYELIFADETAKIGLTYLTPMDAFIIYDDSIREIPLFAVRYFKNKDGIIEGTFSDNRNITYFVLGKDGFVFDEPKPHNFDDVPMIEYVENEEKKGIFDNVITLINAFNKAISEKANDVEYYADAYLLVLGAELDEENLKTLRDSRIINLKDEATANLIVEFLQKPDADGTQENLLNRLEDLIFRTAMVVNLSDEKFGNSSGVSLRYKLQAMDNLAKTKERKFTSGMNRRYKIISTFPTSDISGDEWASIKYKFTRNVPANMLEESQIVGALKGILSDETLLAMLSNVDNPKAELERIKAEFDESSPYIPRVIANEQT, translated from the coding sequence GTGTCAAATATTTTTACACAACAAAGAGATACGGAAATGACAAGTGAGTTATTAACGCAAGCAATTGCTGAGCACTCGAAGCTTGTCCCACATTATTTAAAACGCAAGAAAATGTATGAGGGATTACATGACATTTTAGAGCAAGAGGCAAAAGAAAAATATAAGCCAGATAATCGTTTGGTTGTCAACTTTGCAAAGTATATCGTAGATACGTTTAATGGGTATTTTATTGGCAATCCAATTAAAGTAAGTCATGATAATGAGAAAGTTAATAAGTATCTTGATTTTTTAGATGGATACAACGACCAAGATGATAATAATGCGGAGTTATCTAAGATATGTTCTATTTATGGGCATGGATATGAGCTTATCTTTGCGGATGAAACTGCAAAAATAGGACTAACATATCTAACACCAATGGATGCATTTATTATTTACGATGATTCAATTAGAGAGATACCTCTCTTTGCAGTTCGATACTTTAAAAATAAAGACGGAATAATTGAAGGAACTTTTTCAGATAATCGAAATATTACTTACTTTGTTTTGGGCAAGGATGGTTTCGTGTTTGATGAGCCTAAGCCACACAATTTTGATGACGTTCCAATGATTGAATATGTCGAAAATGAAGAGAAAAAGGGTATTTTTGACAATGTTATCACTTTGATTAATGCATTTAATAAGGCAATATCAGAAAAGGCAAATGATGTTGAATATTATGCAGATGCTTATTTGTTGGTATTAGGGGCAGAGTTAGACGAAGAAAACCTCAAGACGCTACGAGATAGCAGAATCATTAACTTAAAAGATGAAGCTACAGCTAACTTGATAGTAGAATTCTTACAAAAACCAGACGCAGACGGAACACAAGAAAATCTATTGAATCGTTTAGAAGACTTAATCTTTAGAACTGCTATGGTGGTTAATTTATCGGATGAGAAATTTGGCAATTCTAGTGGAGTGTCACTAAGATACAAGTTGCAGGCTATGGACAATTTAGCAAAAACAAAAGAGCGCAAATTCACGTCTGGTATGAATAGACGGTACAAGATTATCTCAACGTTTCCGACATCTGATATTTCAGGCGATGAATGGGCATCTATTAAATATAAATTCACTCGCAATGTACCAGCTAATATGCTAGAAGAAAGTCAAATTGTAGGTGCATTGAAAGGTATTTTGTCTGACGAAACATTACTTGCTATGTTATCTAATGTAGATAATCCAAAGGCAGAACTAGAGCGAATAAAAGCAGAATTTGATGAAAGCAGTCCATATATCCCAAGGGTAATTGCTAATGAACAAACATAA
- a CDS encoding minor capsid protein, with protein sequence MNKHNYWKKRQSELWESLERDESLLKDKMAKYYSEQETLLEREIGVYFSKYGKDNVIEYRDLLQRLSKEDKDLLYRNYDNFVKKYPQYKDLAPIRGSIYKLDRLQGLELSIKMQQLEIGAIEQEAVSAHLAKTFKKGYKETAKTMGFKIDDVAVETLIRDNWTGQGDFSEAIWGNKQKLVNYLTTDFKNGIIRGDSFDKLTKQLRDRFSKQSNSNLNRLLTTEGTYVNNQAMMKPFEDSGLYDEFEFVAVLDGHTSSLCKGLDGQKFPMKSKQVGVNFPPMHANCRSTFAMVIPDDYVDRYEKENS encoded by the coding sequence ATGAACAAACATAATTACTGGAAAAAAAGACAGAGCGAGCTTTGGGAGTCCTTAGAGCGTGATGAGAGCCTTTTGAAAGATAAGATGGCTAAATACTACTCTGAACAAGAAACGCTCTTAGAACGTGAAATAGGGGTGTATTTTAGCAAGTATGGTAAAGATAATGTAATTGAGTATAGAGACTTATTACAAAGGTTATCAAAAGAAGATAAAGACTTACTTTACAGAAATTATGATAATTTTGTTAAAAAATATCCACAGTATAAAGATTTAGCTCCTATCCGTGGTTCTATCTATAAGTTGGATAGACTTCAAGGGCTTGAATTAAGCATCAAGATGCAACAATTAGAAATTGGAGCAATTGAACAGGAAGCTGTTAGTGCTCATTTAGCTAAGACGTTTAAAAAAGGTTATAAAGAAACAGCTAAAACAATGGGTTTTAAAATTGATGACGTAGCAGTTGAAACTTTAATACGTGATAATTGGACTGGTCAAGGAGATTTTTCTGAAGCAATTTGGGGGAATAAACAAAAGTTGGTTAATTATCTAACAACCGACTTTAAAAATGGCATTATCCGAGGAGATAGCTTTGACAAGTTAACAAAACAATTACGAGATAGGTTCAGCAAGCAGTCAAATAGTAATTTAAATAGGTTGCTAACGACTGAGGGAACATACGTTAATAATCAAGCAATGATGAAGCCTTTTGAAGATAGTGGATTATATGACGAATTTGAGTTCGTGGCTGTGTTAGACGGTCATACCTCTTCATTATGTAAAGGGCTTGACGGACAAAAATTCCCAATGAAATCTAAACAAGTTGGAGTGAATTTCCCGCCAATGCATGCCAATTGTCGCAGTACGTTCGCAATGGTTATCCCAGATGACTATGTAGACAGATATGAAAAGGAGAATAGTTAA
- a CDS encoding DUF6275 family protein — translation MLERAKELASKEFSRLSGVEVKPEDCYVVWFSKTLQNWKALVSTNKLHSSSNQGNYAEVTHNGDMDETYVDVYKKISNKAYKD, via the coding sequence ATGTTAGAAAGAGCAAAAGAATTAGCTTCAAAAGAATTTAGTCGGTTGTCTGGTGTAGAAGTAAAGCCAGAGGACTGTTATGTAGTTTGGTTTAGCAAAACTCTACAAAACTGGAAAGCTTTGGTTAGCACAAACAAATTGCACTCAAGCTCTAATCAAGGTAATTATGCCGAAGTTACTCATAATGGTGACATGGATGAAACATACGTGGATGTTTATAAAAAAATATCAAACAAAGCATATAAAGATTAA
- a CDS encoding DUF4355 domain-containing protein produces MNENEEILDKSGAQEETKTPTFDEVLSDPKNQAEFDKKVAKALETARSKWEQEQADKEDEAKKLARMNAEQKAQHEKDQLLKELAELKAERTRSEMTTTARGMLNEANLSIGDDLINQLVADNADDTKKAVEGFIDLFNENLEKAINERLKSPLPKTSKGNNSLTKADIFAVKDTNERQRLISENLHLFN; encoded by the coding sequence ATGAACGAAAACGAAGAAATTTTAGATAAATCTGGTGCACAAGAGGAAACTAAAACACCAACGTTTGATGAAGTATTGTCAGACCCTAAGAATCAAGCTGAATTTGATAAGAAGGTAGCTAAAGCATTAGAAACTGCACGTAGTAAATGGGAGCAAGAACAAGCAGATAAAGAAGATGAAGCAAAAAAACTTGCTAGAATGAATGCAGAACAAAAGGCTCAGCATGAAAAAGACCAACTTCTCAAAGAGCTTGCGGAGCTTAAGGCAGAACGCACACGGTCAGAAATGACTACGACCGCTCGTGGCATGTTAAATGAAGCTAACTTGTCAATCGGTGATGATTTGATTAATCAATTAGTGGCTGACAATGCAGATGATACAAAAAAAGCTGTTGAAGGCTTTATTGACTTATTTAACGAAAACCTAGAAAAAGCAATTAATGAACGTTTGAAATCGCCTTTACCAAAAACAAGTAAAGGAAACAATAGTCTGACAAAAGCTGACATTTTTGCAGTAAAAGACACAAACGAACGTCAACGCTTAATTTCTGAAAACTTACATTTATTTAATTAA